One genomic window of bacterium includes the following:
- the drt4 gene encoding antiviral reverse transcriptase Drt4 — protein sequence MTIDAQYVYEGLLRHGFFPEIKAHRDDIPPAINSKGFTADVANKLVAKGPNQRRRDGYDQIEFRTTRFNNVLRLMHIPHPYPFACLCECIRDNWQRLSHICNNQHSQIKPGRHDDDRVLVISGYDVGRVVVMDKERFPQDIAQHLLMSCGARYMAEADVSSCFPSLYSHAIPWALVGHDVAKSNRTRSVWFNQLDHCQRYLKRNETQGVPIGPATSSIMNEIILFRVDEALAKKKYRFLRFIDDYKCYCKTRERAEQFIRDLEKELCNYLQQLNAKKVSIAELPIPFKSTWISELLMRLPNDKDEVSARKVSDFLEYALVLQKSCPDGSVLKYAARSLVGKVNELNIQVFVEYLIQVAFHYPVVLPLICEALSKYVVPVKTEMLRVLRELLRRHLEFRRSDAVCWSIYLMFLLRQKIGKKLAKEIVNSGDCMAMAMMLSTNKFKNLVIKFVENLAGKHPYELDKYWILIYELTRQGDLKSTDLEGYFNSTRLNVLKDEGVAFVETASLRGLDREPVGFVEKAK from the coding sequence ACCGCTGATGTTGCCAACAAGCTGGTAGCAAAAGGCCCGAATCAGAGGAGACGTGACGGATATGATCAAATCGAATTCCGAACAACCCGTTTCAATAACGTATTACGGCTGATGCATATCCCGCATCCCTATCCGTTTGCCTGTTTGTGCGAGTGTATTCGTGACAATTGGCAGAGATTAAGCCACATCTGCAACAACCAGCACAGCCAGATCAAACCGGGCCGTCATGACGACGACCGGGTGCTGGTTATCAGTGGTTACGACGTTGGGCGCGTCGTGGTCATGGACAAGGAGAGATTCCCACAAGACATCGCACAGCATCTTCTTATGTCCTGCGGTGCCCGGTACATGGCGGAAGCGGATGTGTCTTCGTGCTTCCCCTCCCTCTATTCTCATGCAATTCCCTGGGCCTTGGTTGGTCACGACGTAGCTAAAAGCAATCGAACGCGGAGCGTGTGGTTCAATCAACTTGATCACTGCCAGCGCTACCTAAAGCGCAATGAAACGCAAGGAGTGCCGATAGGCCCGGCAACATCCAGCATTATGAATGAAATCATCCTTTTTAGGGTTGATGAAGCGCTCGCGAAGAAGAAATATCGCTTTCTCAGGTTCATCGACGACTACAAGTGCTACTGCAAAACGCGAGAGCGAGCAGAGCAGTTCATACGAGACCTTGAGAAGGAGTTGTGCAATTATTTGCAGCAGCTCAACGCAAAGAAGGTCTCAATTGCGGAGTTGCCGATACCGTTCAAGAGCACCTGGATCTCAGAGCTGTTGATGCGCTTGCCCAACGACAAAGATGAAGTCTCGGCGAGGAAGGTTTCTGATTTCCTTGAATACGCTCTTGTTCTTCAGAAGTCATGTCCTGATGGAAGTGTTTTGAAATATGCTGCGCGCAGCCTTGTGGGCAAGGTGAATGAGCTGAACATCCAAGTATTTGTCGAGTATCTGATTCAAGTCGCGTTCCACTATCCTGTCGTGCTTCCCCTGATCTGCGAAGCTCTGAGCAAATACGTGGTGCCCGTCAAGACAGAAATGTTGCGGGTGTTGCGGGAGCTTCTACGCAGACATCTGGAATTTCGTCGGTCGGATGCTGTGTGTTGGAGCATATACCTCATGTTCCTTCTTCGCCAGAAGATCGGCAAGAAACTAGCCAAAGAGATCGTAAATTCAGGTGATTGCATGGCAATGGCGATGATGCTCTCCACCAACAAGTTCAAGAACTTGGTAATCAAATTCGTGGAGAACCTCGCTGGTAAGCATCCCTATGAATTGGACAAGTATTGGATTCTCATCTATGAGCTGACCCGGCAAGGGGACCTGAAGTCGACCGACTTAGAAGGGTACTTCAATTCGACCAGGCTAAATGTGCTCAAAGATGAGGGTGTGGCCTTCGTGGAAACTGCATCACTCAGAGGACTCGATCGTGAGCCAGTCGGCTTTGTGGAGAAGGCGAAATGA